The stretch of DNA CGCGCTGGCTGCGGATCAGACGGACCAGACCGTCGACGAGCTGGCCGGTCCCGCCCAGGGCGAAATGGACGCCCCAGCGCCGCTCCAAATCGGCGATCAGGCAGTAGATCGCGCTGGCCCGGAAGGGGTTGCCGCCGATCAGCAGCGGATGGAAGCTGAAGACCGTGCGCAGCCGCTCGTCACGGATGAAGCGGGCCACGACGTCGTAGACGGAGCGGTGTCCGGACAGGCGGAGCAGATCCGGAGCGATCCGCAGCATCGCTCCGACGTGGTCGAAGGGCACGTGACCGAGCTGCTCGAAGCCGATGCGGCAGACCGCCCGGCTATGCGCCATGAATCGCTCGTAGCCGGCGACGTCATCGGGCGCGAAGCGCGCCACCTCCGCCCGCATCTGCTCCGGGTCGCCATTGTAGGCGAAAGAGGAGCCGTCAGCGAACCGGATCCGGTAGAACGGATCCATAGGCACAAGTTTGACGTCGTCCGACAGCCGGCGGCCGGCGAGATGCCAGAGTTCCTCGAACAGTTGAGGCGCGGTGACGATGGTCGGTCCGGCGTCGAAGGTGAATCCGTCCTGCCGGTGCACCCGTGCGCGACCGCCGGCCTGCGTCAGACGCTCCAGCACGGTGACCCGATACCCGCGCGCACCGAGCCGGACGGCTGCTGCCAAGCCACCGAACCCAGCTCCGATGACCGCGGCATGGGGCCGTCGGTCGATCTGCTGAATCACCCTCTGGTCAGGCGCTAGTGTCAACATGAGTTGACACTAGCGCGGCAGTTTCGGCTCGCGCAAGCGGGAAAGGTGTCTACACGAGGCAACATGCGACCGTCCTCCACTGAAGGGGCGGGCCGGAGGGGGAAGCAGCACGGGATGGGGAATGATCGGTTGGGACCGGCTGCGCACGTCCGCGCCCGAGCCGGTCGCCTCACAAAACACGCGATTTCGCGGAGATATCTAGCCGCAAAGCATCTATAGGGCCTCGGCAGGCCAAGTCTTTGGCGGGGAAGCGGAAGCGTGATGGACGGTCGTCGTCAGACCATCTTCGTTGCGGGCCATCGTGGGATGGTCGGCTCGGCGATCGTGCGCCGACTGCAGGAACTCGGCCACGAACGCGTCCTGACTGCCGACCGGCGGGCACTCGACCTGCTCGACCAAGCCGCGGTCCGTCAATTCTTCGCCGAGAATCAAATCGATCAGGTCTACCTCGCCGCAGCCAAAGTCGGCGGCATCCACGCCAACAACACCTATCCGGCTGCCTTCATCCACGACAATCTTCTGATCCAGACCAACGTCATCCATGCCGCCCATATGAGCGGCGTGGACCGGCTGCTGTTCCTCGGATCGTCGTGCATCTACCCGAAGCACGCCGAGCAGCCGATGCGCGAGGATGCGCTCCTCACCGGGGTTCTGGAGCCGACCAACGAGCCCTACGCGATCGCCAAGATCGCCGGCATCAAGATGTGCGAGAGCTACAACCGTCAGTACGGGCGGCGGTATCGAAGCGTGATGCCGACCAACCTGTACGGGCCGAACGACAACTTCCACCCCGAGAACGCCCATGTCCTGCCGGCGCTGATGCGGCGCCTGCACGAGGCGAAGGCCGAAGGCCGCGCGACGGTCACCGTGTGGGGCACCGGCCGGGCGATGCGGGAATTCCTGCATGTCGACGACATGGCGCGCGCCAGCGTGTTCGTGATGGAGATGGACGACGCGCTCTACGCGGCGAATACGCGGCCGGACCTGTCGCACATCAACGTCGGGACGGGTGAGGATTGTACCATCCGCCAGTTGGCTGAGGCACTGGCGCGCGTGATCGGCTACGAAGGCGAGCTCGCGTTTGACGCGACGAAGCCGGACGGCACGCCGCGCAAGCTGATGGACGTGTCGCGGCTCACCGCCATGGGCTGGCGGCCGCAGATCGGCTTGGAGGATGGATTGCGCCAGACCTACGGCTGGTTCCTGGAGAACCACGCCAGCCTGCGCGGCTGAGCGGCAGACCTTTCGGCCTCGCCCGCGCCTCGGCGCTGGGCCGGGTCGCCCACGATCATGTCCCACACGATTATCCGTTCGGGGAGGAGCCGGAGCATGGCCCAGCGGCCGTCTGACGAGACCCAGAATGCGCGGCGGCGCGAATTCCTGAAGAGCTTCCGAAACTTCGACGCGAATATTCGCTTCCCGGCGCCCTACACACACTTCGCCGGGAAGCCGCTGACGGCGGTGGCGGACAAGGGCTGGCGTTACGACGCCCTCGGCTATCGCAACGACATCCATGCGGATGTGCGACCGGCCTCCGAGACCCTTCGGGTGTTCGTCGTCGGTGACAGCACCCTGGTCGATGGGGAATCCTTCGCCGACGCCGTTCCCGGCCGGCTCGAGACCGGTCTGAAGCGCATCCATGGCGAGGGCGCGCGCGTCTACAATTTCGGCGCCATCTCGGCCTGCTTGAATCAGATGATCGCCCTGATCACGACCCGGCTGATGGACCTTCAGCCGGACGTGATCCTGATCGTCGGCGGCGGCACCGACATGTTCCAGCCGTGGAGCTTCGATCCGCGCGCCGGCTATCCCTACAACCACTTCGCCAACGAGTGCCTCTACGACTACGTCTTCGATCCCAGAAAGCAGGATGGGGAGGCGCAGGATCTGACGTTCGACGGTCTGCATGCGTTGATTTTCCAGCGTCTGGAGAATCTGCGGGTGCTGACAAACTGGCAGTCGGACCTGTGGGAATGGGAGGTTGTGCGGCAGTTCGAGCTGTCGCTGAATCGGCTGAAACGCCTCGCCCCGGGAATCGGCGCCCCGATCCGTTTCGTGCTTCAGCCGGCTGTCGTCCGAAGCGCCGAACGCGTCGGCGAAGAGGCGCGTGCCGCCTCCGGCGAATTCCTGGCCTATCTCGACCGGCAATATACGCGGTGCGAGAGCGTGCTGTCCCGCCTCGACGCGGCACCGGTTCCGGGTGCGGCTTTCGGGGTGCGGGATCTGAGCCGGATCTTCGAGAGCGACAGCCGTCCCATCTTCACCGACGTGGTGCATGTGACCTTCGATGGCCGGCAGACATTGGCCGAACGGCTCCAGGAAGAAATCTCGGCTGCGCTTGGCGGCGCGGTTCAGCCGGGCGCGTAGGCCGTGGCCGAGCCCATCGTCTTCATCGGTGACTCGATCACCGAATTGTGGGGCTTTCACCGGGCCGGCACCTTCGAAGCCTACGACCTCATTCCCCGCGGCGGATCCGGCCAGACGGCGCGCTGGATCACGATGCGGTTCCGCCGAGACCTGGAGGAGACGGCGGCCCGGGGTGTCCATCTCCTCTGCGGCGTCAACGACATCGGCCGCAACGAGGGTTTCTTCGTCCCCGCCGAGGAGATCGCCCGGACCTTGGCCGGCATGCTCGACGAGGCGCGGGCCATGGGCGTGAAGGCCTGGATCGGCTCGATCATGCCGGCCGAGCGCATTCCGTGGAATCCGGAGGTGCAGGATGCGCCGGCCATGATCGCCGCAGTCAACACGTGGTTGCGCGACCACGCCCACGAGCACGGCGCGACCTTCATCGACTACCATTCCGTGCTGGCGACGGAGACGGGTGCGCTACGGCCGGAATACGGAACCGACGGGCTGCATCTCAGCCCCGCCGGCTATCAGGCGATCGAGCCGCTGATGCTCGCAGCCCTCGGACGCATCCCCCGGCTGCCGCCAGCGATCGAGCTTGCGACGACGCCGGCGAAGTCCCACTCGGGGCGCCTTGCTGGCATCGCCGTGGCGGCTGCGGCCGTGCTGGCTGCCGTCGCCGCCCTCGTTCTTAACGTCCGCTGATCAAACCCGGCGCACCGCGCCGTGCGCCGCACTGGTCGTCAGCATGGCGTAAGCGCGCAGGGCCGCGCTGACCTTGCGCTTCCGGGGGCTCGCCGGCTGCCAGCCCGCCGCCTCCTGGGCGACCCGCCGCCGCTCGAGTTCGGCCGGTTCGACCTCCAGGCGGATGCTCCGGGCCGGGATGTCGATGGCGATGGGATCGCCGTCGCGCACCAAGCCGATCAGCCCGCCCTCGGCCGCCTCCGGAGAGACATGGCCGATCGACAGGCCCGATGAGCCGCCGGAAAACCGCCCGTCGGTGACGAGGGCACAGGCCTTCCCGAGCCCCTTCGATTTCAGGTAGCTCGTCGGGTACAGCATCTCCTGCATGCCGGGGCCGCCGCGCGGGCCCTCGTAGCGGATCAGCACCACCTCGCCGGCCGTGACCTTGCCGTTCAGGATCCCGTCGACAGCCGCGTCCTGGCTCTCGAACACCCGGGCCGTCCCCGTGAAGGTCAGGATCGAGGCGTCGACGCCCGCGGTCTTCACGATGCAGCCTTCCTCGGCGAGATTGCCGAACAGCACGGCGAGCCCGCCATCCTGCGAATAGGCGTGCGCGGCGTCGCGAATGACGCCGTTTGCGCGGTCGAGATCGAGCTGGTCGAACCGGGATTCCTGGCTGAACGCCACCTGGGTCGGCACCCCGCCCGGCGCCGCCCGGTAGAAGGTCTGGACCGACGCCGACGGCGCGGCGCGCACGTCCCAGCGCGCGAGGGCATTGCCGAGCGTCCCGGCCGAGACGTTGCCGACCTCCGTGTCGATCAGGCCGGCACGGTCGAGTTCGCCCAGGATACCCATGATGCCGCCGGCCCTGTGCACGTCCTCCATGTGGACGTTGGCGACCGCCGGGGCGACCTTGCACAGCACTGGCACCCGCCGGGACAGCCGATCGATATCCGCCATCGTGAAGGGCACCTCGCCCTCGTGGGCGGCGGCCAGCAGGTGCAGCACCGTGTTGGTCGAGCCGCCCATGGCGATGTCAAGGGTCATGGCGTTCTCGAAGGCCCTGAAGCTCGCCACCGCGCGCGGCAGCACGCCCGCATCATCCTGCTCGTAGTGGCGGCGGGCCAGATCGACGATCAGGTGGCCGGCCTCGACGAACAGGCGGCGGCGGTCGGCGTGGGTGGCGAGCACCGAGCCATTGCCCGGAAGCGCCAGCCCGAGCGCCTCGGTGAGGCAGTTCATCGAATTGGCCGTGAACATGCCCGAGCACGACCCGCAGGTCGGGCAGGCCGAGCGCTCGATCACCGCGACGTCCTCGTCGGAGATCCGGTCGTCGGCCGCCGCGATCATCGCATCGACCAGATCGACCTTCCTGGCGATGCCGGGAAGCTGGACTTTGCCGGCCTCCATCGGGCCGCCGGAGACGAACACGGTCGGGATGTTGAGGCGCAAGCTCGCCATCAGCATGCCGGGCGTGATCTTGTCGCAATTCGAGATGCACACCATCGCGTCGGCGCAGTGCGCGTTGACCATGTACTCAACGGAATCGGCGATCAGCTCCCGCGACGGCAGCGAATACAGCATGCCGTCATGGCCCATGGCGATGCCGTCATCGACCGCGATGGTGTTGAATTCCTTGGCGACGCCGCCGGCCGCCTCGATCTCGCGCGCGACCAGCTGGCCGAGATCCTTGAGGTGGACGTGGCCCGGCACGAACTGCGTGAAGGAGTTCACCACCGCGATGATCGGCTTGCCGAAATCGGCATCCTTCATGCCCGTGGCGCGCCACAATCCGCGGGCGCCGGCCATGTTGCGGCCATGGGTGGTGGTGCGGGAGCGATAGGCGGGCATCGAAAGCTTCGACTGGTTCAAAGGTGAAGGGTTTCTGCGCCTGCGCCCGCCCCACTTCAAGCGTCGCCGAGCGGCTCGCAGCCGTGGCATGCTCCTGGCGGATGGCAATTTGGAGGAGGGTAGACCGGTGACAGAGGTGGATTTTCTCCGGCGAGCCATCGCGCAGGGTCAGGGCTCGGCCCAGGCCGACCTGGTTCTGAAGGGTGGTCGATTCCTAGACCTCGTCACCGGGGACATCGTCGCGTCCGACATCGCGATCTGCGGCGACCGCATCGTCGGAACCTTCGGCGAATATCGTGGCACCCGGGAAATCGATGTCGCCGGCAAGATCGTGGTGCCGGGCTTCATCGACACGCATTTCCACGTCGAATCGTCGCTGATGCCGCCGCAGGAATTCGAGCGCTGCGTCCTTCCGCACGGCGTCACCACGGGGATCTGCGACCCCCACGAGATGGCCAACGTCCTCGGCGCCGAGGCCTTCGCGTGGTTCCTCGCCGCGTCGGAGACGCTGGCGATGGACCTGCGGGTGCAGCTCTCCTCCTGCGTGCCGGCCACCGACCATCTGGAGACCTCGGGCGCGCGGATCGACGCGCACGACCTGCTTGCCTTCGCGGGCCATCCCAAGGTGATCGGGCTCGCCGAATTCATGAACTTCCCGGGCGTGCTGGCCGGCGATCCCGGGGTGCTGGACAAGCTCGCGGCCTTCCAGGGCCGGCACATCGACGGCCACGCGCCGCTGCTGCGCGGCACAGGCCTCAACGGCTACATCGCGGCCGGCATCCGCACCGAGCACGAGGCGACGACACCGGAGGAAGCCCTGGAAAAGCTGTCCAAGGGCCTCACCGTGCTGATCCGCGAAGGCTCGGTCTGCAAGGACCTGCACGCGCTGGCGCCGATCCTGACCGAGCGGACGGCGCCGTTCCTGGCCTTCTGCACCGACGACCGGAACCCCCTCGACATCGCCGAGGAGGGCCACCTCGATTTCGTCATCCGCACGGCCATCGCCCTTGGCGTCCCGCTGCTGGCCGCCTACCGGGCAGCGTCCTGGTCGGCCGCGCGGGCCTTCGGGCTACACGATCGCGGCTTGGTGGCGCCGGGGCAGCGCGCCGATCTGGTGGTGCTCGACGATCTTGCCGCCTGCGCGGTCTCCCAGGTGTTGAGCGCAGGCCGCCCGGTGAATGCGGCGCTGTTCGACGCGCGGCCCGCCATCAATCCCATCGGCCGCGGCAGCGTACGGGCAAGGCGCGTCACGGAAGCGGATTTCGCCGCTTCGGGCTCCGGGCCGTCGACGCCGGTCATCGGCGTCGTGCCGGGCAAGATCATCACCCTGCGCCACGACCTGACGCTGCCCTATTCCGGTGGCGAGCGGCGCATCGACCTCGATCAGGACGTCATCAAGGTCGCCGTGGTCGAGCGCCACGGCCGGACGCCGGCTGGCATGCGCGGTATCGGGGTCGCGTTCGTGAAGGGGTTCGGCCTGAAGCGCGGCGCGATCGCCTCGTCGGTCGGGCACGACAGCCACAACATCACGGTGGTCGGAGCGGACGACGGCGACATGGCCGTGGCGGTGAACCGGCTGGGTGAGATCGAAGGCGGCTTCGTGGTGGTCGAGGGCGGCCGCGTTCTGGGCGAGATCGCCCTGCCGATCGCCGGCCTGATGAGCCTGATGCCGTTCGCCGACATCCGCAGCGCGCTCGTAACCCTGCGGGCTGCGGCGCGAAGCCTCGGCGTGGTCCTGCAGGAGCCGTTCCTGCAGGTGGCGTTCCTGCCGCTGCCGGTGATCCCGCATCTGAAGATCACCGACCGCGGGCTTGTGGATGTCGACCGCTTCGCGCTGATCGACCCGTGAATTAGATTGCGCGCAATTTAAATTGGACCTATACAGATCCGAGCCGGCGCCTCAATGCCGACGCTCGTCCACAAACCGGAGACCGTCATGTCCGTAGACGTGAAGTACCGCACCACCGCCACCGCAACCGGAGGCCGCGACGGCGCCGCCCGGACGGCCGACGGCAGCTTCGAGGTGAAGCTCGCCACGCCGAAGGAACTCGGCGGCGCGGGCGGCCCCGGTGCGAATCCGGAGCAGCTCTTCGCGTCCGGCTACTCGGCGTGCTTCCTCGGCGCCATGAAGGCCGTTGCCCCGTCGCTGCATCTGAAGGTCCCGGCGGAGACCACCGTGACCGCCGATGTCGGCATCGGCCCGCGCTCCGAGGGCGGTTTCGGCATTACCGCCGACCTGACGATCAGTCTGCCTGGTCTCGATCGCGCCGAGGCGCAGAAGCTCGTCGACGCCGCGCATCAGGTATGCCCGTACTCCAACGCGACGCGCGGCAACGTCAATGTCGGGCTGAAGCTCGCCTGAGCGCTCCGTGATCCCGGGGCCGCTCGGCGGCGCCGGGATCCAGACCCTGCGACGCAGGATGGCTTGGCACCGACAGCGAATCTGGGTTCCGGGCTCGCCTGCGGCGCCCCGGAATGACGGTGGATCACCGGGCGTCCCAGTCACGCGTTCGCGCCCGCATGCAGACGCGGTCGGCCGCATCGAGCGTTACGCCTTCGAAGCCTGCCGCGGTCAACCTGCCGCAAACGCGGAATGTCTGATTCGCCGTCATCGGTGACACGCCGCGATACCGGAACGTCCGCGGTACGGATCCGAGCAGTGTCGCGGCGAGGTTCATGAGCAGGCTCGCCTGCATTGGCCCGTGGACCACGAGGTCGGCGTATCCCTCGACCTGCGTCGCATAGGGTTGATCGTAGTGGAAGCGGTGGCCGTTGAAGGTCATTGCCGAGTAGCGGAACAGCAGGGTCGGCGTCGCCGGCACGTCCCAGATCGCCCCGTAGGCACCGGGATCGTCGCGCTCGGGCG from Methylobacterium sp. PvR107 encodes:
- a CDS encoding GDP-L-fucose synthase family protein; its protein translation is MDGRRQTIFVAGHRGMVGSAIVRRLQELGHERVLTADRRALDLLDQAAVRQFFAENQIDQVYLAAAKVGGIHANNTYPAAFIHDNLLIQTNVIHAAHMSGVDRLLFLGSSCIYPKHAEQPMREDALLTGVLEPTNEPYAIAKIAGIKMCESYNRQYGRRYRSVMPTNLYGPNDNFHPENAHVLPALMRRLHEAKAEGRATVTVWGTGRAMREFLHVDDMARASVFVMEMDDALYAANTRPDLSHINVGTGEDCTIRQLAEALARVIGYEGELAFDATKPDGTPRKLMDVSRLTAMGWRPQIGLEDGLRQTYGWFLENHASLRG
- a CDS encoding SGNH/GDSL hydrolase family protein, translated to MAQRPSDETQNARRREFLKSFRNFDANIRFPAPYTHFAGKPLTAVADKGWRYDALGYRNDIHADVRPASETLRVFVVGDSTLVDGESFADAVPGRLETGLKRIHGEGARVYNFGAISACLNQMIALITTRLMDLQPDVILIVGGGTDMFQPWSFDPRAGYPYNHFANECLYDYVFDPRKQDGEAQDLTFDGLHALIFQRLENLRVLTNWQSDLWEWEVVRQFELSLNRLKRLAPGIGAPIRFVLQPAVVRSAERVGEEARAASGEFLAYLDRQYTRCESVLSRLDAAPVPGAAFGVRDLSRIFESDSRPIFTDVVHVTFDGRQTLAERLQEEISAALGGAVQPGA
- a CDS encoding GDSL-type esterase/lipase family protein, with product MAEPIVFIGDSITELWGFHRAGTFEAYDLIPRGGSGQTARWITMRFRRDLEETAARGVHLLCGVNDIGRNEGFFVPAEEIARTLAGMLDEARAMGVKAWIGSIMPAERIPWNPEVQDAPAMIAAVNTWLRDHAHEHGATFIDYHSVLATETGALRPEYGTDGLHLSPAGYQAIEPLMLAALGRIPRLPPAIELATTPAKSHSGRLAGIAVAAAAVLAAVAALVLNVR
- the ilvD gene encoding dihydroxy-acid dehydratase, coding for MPAYRSRTTTHGRNMAGARGLWRATGMKDADFGKPIIAVVNSFTQFVPGHVHLKDLGQLVAREIEAAGGVAKEFNTIAVDDGIAMGHDGMLYSLPSRELIADSVEYMVNAHCADAMVCISNCDKITPGMLMASLRLNIPTVFVSGGPMEAGKVQLPGIARKVDLVDAMIAAADDRISDEDVAVIERSACPTCGSCSGMFTANSMNCLTEALGLALPGNGSVLATHADRRRLFVEAGHLIVDLARRHYEQDDAGVLPRAVASFRAFENAMTLDIAMGGSTNTVLHLLAAAHEGEVPFTMADIDRLSRRVPVLCKVAPAVANVHMEDVHRAGGIMGILGELDRAGLIDTEVGNVSAGTLGNALARWDVRAAPSASVQTFYRAAPGGVPTQVAFSQESRFDQLDLDRANGVIRDAAHAYSQDGGLAVLFGNLAEEGCIVKTAGVDASILTFTGTARVFESQDAAVDGILNGKVTAGEVVLIRYEGPRGGPGMQEMLYPTSYLKSKGLGKACALVTDGRFSGGSSGLSIGHVSPEAAEGGLIGLVRDGDPIAIDIPARSIRLEVEPAELERRRVAQEAAGWQPASPRKRKVSAALRAYAMLTTSAAHGAVRRV
- the ade gene encoding adenine deaminase, whose amino-acid sequence is MLLADGNLEEGRPVTEVDFLRRAIAQGQGSAQADLVLKGGRFLDLVTGDIVASDIAICGDRIVGTFGEYRGTREIDVAGKIVVPGFIDTHFHVESSLMPPQEFERCVLPHGVTTGICDPHEMANVLGAEAFAWFLAASETLAMDLRVQLSSCVPATDHLETSGARIDAHDLLAFAGHPKVIGLAEFMNFPGVLAGDPGVLDKLAAFQGRHIDGHAPLLRGTGLNGYIAAGIRTEHEATTPEEALEKLSKGLTVLIREGSVCKDLHALAPILTERTAPFLAFCTDDRNPLDIAEEGHLDFVIRTAIALGVPLLAAYRAASWSAARAFGLHDRGLVAPGQRADLVVLDDLAACAVSQVLSAGRPVNAALFDARPAINPIGRGSVRARRVTEADFAASGSGPSTPVIGVVPGKIITLRHDLTLPYSGGERRIDLDQDVIKVAVVERHGRTPAGMRGIGVAFVKGFGLKRGAIASSVGHDSHNITVVGADDGDMAVAVNRLGEIEGGFVVVEGGRVLGEIALPIAGLMSLMPFADIRSALVTLRAAARSLGVVLQEPFLQVAFLPLPVIPHLKITDRGLVDVDRFALIDP
- a CDS encoding organic hydroperoxide resistance protein, yielding MSVDVKYRTTATATGGRDGAARTADGSFEVKLATPKELGGAGGPGANPEQLFASGYSACFLGAMKAVAPSLHLKVPAETTVTADVGIGPRSEGGFGITADLTISLPGLDRAEAQKLVDAAHQVCPYSNATRGNVNVGLKLA